One Solidesulfovibrio fructosivorans JJ] DNA window includes the following coding sequences:
- a CDS encoding ArnT family glycosyltransferase, whose amino-acid sequence MLESCIALFLLAALGCVFVSWYRLQDPAYGIGEALTRALALTLAGLGIVVQLFFALGLARFPWLLDAAAAVFFAYALRCGKRRFFPDLRAAGRVAATSGSAWILTVACALLALTVWIAPPANWDSMTYNLARVCIMMRENTLAPEHINTFRQVSFSPGFDLLHWFFLRYHTDRAIAIFSLLSYLTIITGSFSLARRHGNTRFALRAALIIASLTLLPLEATSTKNDIGAAAMAVACLLGAARLLDRFGPGSLAFFVICACYGLSTKTHFAFFGGTLTVLLFIARRRELAKMARNWAQRAPLRLAFGLLGILVILALSLGSQWINLTRYGDAFGPRQAVARHENHDGLRGAAANLTRYALNLVDIPGEWWFTARHDLHTALYGPGKGPGATMAYNAYFAPGNALREDSAGFGPLGALLIIPCALLALFRRHDTLARLAAASQWAFFLALCATITWFSFNNRFLTLFFAASAPALATGKGWWHDRKWIRLPALAVAVLTLGAATLANQDRPIMDATYLPKVDPPFEASLFDRPGGRRGVYDAYFHGPLLLDYLSRGLYPGGRGLLIAGKDSWVYPILFYGHRQHWLVMGEDAPTTVLDGEGYDMRQCPSLRRLVDRFDVAVVMESPAAAACLAGKKAVMTTRAPWGEVLVFAPASSQQ is encoded by the coding sequence ATGCTCGAAAGTTGCATCGCCCTTTTCTTGCTGGCCGCATTGGGCTGCGTTTTTGTTTCCTGGTACAGGCTGCAGGACCCGGCGTACGGCATCGGCGAGGCGCTGACGCGCGCGCTGGCCCTGACGTTGGCCGGGTTGGGGATCGTCGTCCAGCTTTTTTTCGCCTTGGGCCTGGCCCGCTTCCCCTGGCTCCTGGATGCGGCCGCGGCCGTCTTTTTCGCCTATGCCCTGCGCTGTGGCAAGAGGCGATTTTTCCCGGATCTTCGCGCCGCCGGCCGCGTCGCCGCCACATCCGGCAGCGCCTGGATATTGACTGTCGCCTGCGCCCTGCTGGCGTTGACGGTCTGGATCGCCCCGCCGGCCAACTGGGATTCCATGACCTACAATCTGGCCCGGGTGTGCATCATGATGCGGGAAAACACCCTGGCACCAGAGCATATCAACACCTTCCGGCAGGTGTCCTTCAGCCCGGGCTTCGACCTGCTCCACTGGTTCTTCCTGCGCTACCACACGGACCGGGCCATCGCCATTTTTTCCCTGCTCTCCTACCTGACCATCATCACGGGGAGCTTTTCCCTGGCCAGACGCCACGGCAACACCCGTTTCGCCCTGCGCGCGGCGCTCATCATCGCCTCGCTGACGCTTTTGCCCCTGGAAGCCACGTCCACCAAAAACGACATCGGCGCGGCGGCCATGGCCGTGGCCTGCCTGCTGGGCGCGGCCCGGCTCCTCGATCGTTTCGGTCCCGGCAGCCTGGCCTTTTTCGTCATCTGCGCCTGCTACGGACTTTCGACCAAGACCCATTTCGCCTTCTTCGGAGGCACGCTCACCGTGCTCCTTTTCATCGCGCGGCGCCGGGAACTGGCCAAAATGGCGCGAAACTGGGCGCAACGGGCTCCCCTGCGCCTGGCATTCGGCCTCCTGGGCATACTCGTTATCCTGGCCCTCAGCCTTGGCAGCCAGTGGATCAACCTGACCCGCTACGGCGACGCCTTCGGTCCGCGCCAGGCCGTGGCCAGACATGAAAACCATGACGGGTTGCGGGGCGCGGCGGCGAACCTCACCCGATACGCCCTCAATCTCGTCGATATTCCGGGGGAATGGTGGTTCACGGCCCGCCACGACCTCCACACGGCCCTTTACGGCCCAGGCAAGGGACCGGGCGCGACCATGGCCTATAACGCCTATTTCGCCCCGGGTAACGCCCTGCGCGAGGATTCGGCGGGCTTCGGCCCGCTCGGAGCCTTGCTCATCATACCCTGCGCCCTGCTGGCCCTTTTTCGCCGACACGATACGCTTGCCCGACTGGCCGCCGCCTCCCAGTGGGCCTTTTTCCTGGCCCTTTGCGCCACGATCACCTGGTTTTCCTTCAACAACCGCTTTCTGACGCTTTTTTTCGCGGCAAGCGCCCCCGCCCTGGCCACCGGCAAAGGCTGGTGGCATGACCGAAAATGGATCCGGCTGCCGGCCCTCGCCGTGGCTGTTTTGACCCTCGGCGCGGCGACCCTGGCCAACCAGGACCGACCGATTATGGACGCCACATATCTGCCAAAGGTCGATCCGCCCTTCGAGGCGTCGCTTTTCGACCGTCCAGGCGGCCGCCGCGGCGTCTACGACGCCTATTTTCACGGCCCGCTCTTGCTCGACTACCTGTCCCGGGGACTCTATCCCGGCGGCCGGGGGCTGCTCATCGCCGGCAAGGACAGCTGGGTCTACCCGATCCTTTTTTACGGGCACAGGCAGCACTGGCTGGTCATGGGCGAGGACGCGCCAACAACCGTCCTTGACGGCGAAGGCTACGACATGCGCCAATGCCCTTCCCTGCGCCGGCTGGTGGACCGGTTCGACGTGGCGGTGGTCATGGAATCCCCGGCCGCCGCGGCCTGTCTGGCCGGGAAAAAGGCCGTCATGACCACACGCGCGCCCTGGGGAGAGGTGTTGGTTTTTGCGCCGGCTAGTTCACAACAATAA